GCCGACGTGCCGGCCGACGACAAGAGCGGCTACGTCGGCCAGGCGCAGGTGATCGCGATGGCCGAGGCGGCCGGCTTCAAGCTGGCCGGGCAGAGCGAGGTCAACGCCAACCCGCGCGACACCAAGGACTACCCGGGCGGCGTGTGGACGCTGCCGCCGAGCAACGACCACGATGCCGCCGACGACGCCAAGTACAAGGCGATCGGCGAAAGCGACCGGATGACGCTGAAGTTCGTCAAGCAGTAGGCGCCGGCGCCAAGCGGGGGAACCGGAATCCGGCGTGGGACAATGCCCACGCCGCAGCGCCGATGCGGCGCCGATTCCGATCCTGCTCTCCGATTCCCGCTTCCATGCTGATCGCGTTCAACAAGCCGTTCAATGTGCTGTGCCAGTTCACCGACCGCAGCGAACCGCCGCGGCGCACCCTGGCCGGATTCGGCCTGCCTGCCGGCGTGTACGCGGCCGGGCGGCTGGACTACGACAGCGAGGGCCTGCTGCTGCTGACCGACGATGGCGCGCTGGCCAATCGCGTCACCGATCCGCGGCACAAGCAGCCGAAGACGTATTGGGTGCAGGTGGAAGGCGTACCGCAGCCGGAGCAGTTGCAGCGCCTGCGCGATGGCGTGGTGTTGAACGACGGGCCGACTGCGCCGGCCCAGGCCAGCGTGCTGGAGACCGCGCCGGATCTGTGGCCGCGCGATCCGCCGGTGCGGTTCCGCAAGACGGTGCCCGATGCATGGTTGCAGATCGTGCTGCGCGAAGGACGCAATCGCCAGGTGCGGCGCATGACCGCCGCGGTCGGCCTGCCGACCTTGCGGCTGGTGCGCGTGGCCATCGGCGCGCACCGGCTGGAGGGGCTGGCGCCGGGGGCGTGGCGGATGCTGTAGCGCCGCTGCCCGCCAATATCCCCTGTAGGAGCGGCTTCAGCCGCGACGCTTTTGCTGTTGGAGCTGTCGCGGCTGAAGCCGCTCCTACAGGGAGCAGGGCGCATGCATCACGAAGGCAAACGCGTGGGTCGGCGCATAAAAAAAGCGACCGGATTCGTCATCCGGTCGCTGTCTTTACGGCACTGCTGTCGCCACCGCCGTCGCAGCGGCGATGCTGCCGGCTTATTCTTCGGTCGCTTCCTGCGCAGCCGCGGCGCGGCGGGAGGCGCGGTTCGCCGCCGAGCGGCGCGCGCCGGCATTGCCGCGCTTGCTGGATTCGATGCGCTGCGAATCGCCTTCGATCGGGCCGTTGCGGTCGCGCTGGCGCTTGCGGTAGATCGCGTAGCCGAGCAGGCCGGCGCCGAGCGCCGCGGCGGCGATGGCGATGACCGGATTGCGCCGCACCACGGTGCGCGCGACCTTGGTGCCGGTCTTCACCGCACCCATTGCCGCGCCGGTCTTGATCGCGCCCATCGCGGCGCCGGACTGCAACCACTTGTTCGCCTGCGGGCCGATGTGGCGGAGACTGTCACCGGCATGGCTGGCGAGATCCAGTGCGCGGTCGACGGCACGGTCGGTGATGATGGTCAGCTTGCTCATGGGCGTCCCTACTGGCAGGAATAAGGGCTGCAGTGTCCCCCGGGCGCCGTATAGAGGGCGTTAGCGCGCGGGCGCGGAATCGTCTGGCGGCTGAATGCGCGGGGCGGTGCGGGCTCCGGCCGGGCGGCCGTAGCGAGCGCGGTATGGCCTCGAGCGGATGTGGGCAGGCGCTGGGTCGACGCCGCCGCGGAAGGCGCGGGATGGGCGTGCACGCGGTTCCGCGGCATCGTTCGCGCCGCTCCGCTGTCCTTCGTCGCGCACAGCGAGCCGGCGTGACACGGCGTGGCCTGCGACGGTACCGACGTTCCTCCTGGCGCTTTCACGCACGGCTAGCCGTGCGACACAGCCGACGGAAGCACGACGTGGGAACGCCATATGTCGATCGAATTGATGTTCGTTGCTTCCGCTTCCGCTTCCACCGACCACCGACCACTGACCACCGACCACTGACCACTGACCACTGACCACTGACCACTGACCACCGCAACTCGCGCCCGGGTGGATTCGCCGCACCGCTCAGGTGCCGCGCGGCTTGGCGCGATGGCTGGCGGTGGCGGTCCATGGATCGTCCGGCCACGGGTGGCGCGGATAGCGGCCCTTCATCTCCTTCTTCACTTCCGGATAGGTGCTGGACCAGAAGTTGCGCAGGTCCTGGGTCACCTGCAGCGGGCGCCCGCCGGGCGAGAGCAGGTGCAGCACCAGCGGCACGCGGCCGTCGGCGATGCGCGGGGTATCGGCCAGGCCGAACAGCTCCTGCAGCTTCACCGCCAGCACCGGCGGCTGCGGCTGGCCGTCGTGGTCCAGCGCATAGTCGATGCGCCGCTCCATGCCCGACGGCACCGTGATCCTGTTCGGCGCGTGCCGGTCGAGCGCCTGCCGCCGGTCCCACGGCAGCAGCGATTTCAGCGCCTCGCCGAGCTCGTCCTCGCCCAGCGCATCGAGCCGGGTCTTGCCGGCGAAGGCCGGGCGCAGCCAGCGCTCCAGGCCGTCCAGCAAGGCCGCATCGCCGAGATCGGGCAGGGCCAGCTCGGGCATCCACGCGCGCAGGCCGACCGCACGCGCGCGCCACTGCGTCAGCGCCTCGCTCCAGGGCAGCGCCGCCAATCCCAGTTCGCGCACCGCCTCGGTCAGCGCCGCCGCCGCATGCGCCGGATCGACACGGCCGGCCGGGCGGCTGTCGAGCACGATGCGGTCGAAGCGGGTTTCGCGCAGCGCGCTCAAGGCGCGCTTGTCGGCGTCCCAGCGCACCACGTCCTGCTGCACGAAGCGCTGCGGGAAATCGGCGCGCAGGCGCGTCTCGTCCACTGGCGCGGCGCGCAGCAGCAGCGCGTCCTTGGCTTCGTAGCGCAGCTCGGTGGCGACCAGCCACGGTTCGCCGCGCAGGTCGCTGTGCTCGAACAGGCGCGCGCTGCGGCCGTTGGCCAGCAGGTAGCGCAGCGGATCGGCGGGATGGCGCGCGGCGATGCGATCGGGGAAGGCGTGCGCGAGCAGGTCGCCGAGTTCGTGCGCGTCTACGCTGTCCGGCGGCGGGGCGTCGCTGCGCAGGCGCCGCCGCCATTGCCTGGCCGCCGCGTCGATCGCGGCCAGGCCGCCGCGGTTGGCGTCGTGCGGGGCGCGGCCGCGGCGGAATGCGGCCAGCGCGCGCCAGCGCGCCGCCAGCGCGTCGCCGCCCTGGCGCAGCGGGTCGCGCGCCTCGACCAGCGCGGCCAGGTCGCAGGCCAGCGCCTGCGCGCGCGCGTCCGGCGCGGCCAGCAGCATCGCCGCCAGCCGCGGGTGCGTGCCCAGCGCGAGCATGCGCCGGCCGATGGCGGTGATCGCATCGTCCTCGCTCAGCGCGCCCAGCCGCTGCAGCAGTTCGCGCGCGGCGGCCAGCGCGCCGGCCGGCGGCGGATCGACGAAGCGCAGCGCCGCGCTGCCCCAGGCCGCCAGTTCCAGCGCCAGGCCGGCCAGCTCGACCTGCAGGATTTCCGCGCGGCGCTGCGCTTCCAGGCGCTGCGACTGCGGCCACAGCCGGTACGCCCAGCCCGAGGCGACGCGGCCGGCGCGGCCGGCGCGCTGGTCGGCCGAGGCCTGGGCGATGGCGGTCACGTCCAGCCGCGAGAAACCGCTGTTGGGATCGTAGTGCGGCTCGCGCGCCAGCCCGGCGTCGATCACCACCCGCACGCCGGGCAGGGTGACCGAGGATTCGGCCACGTTGGTCGCCAGCACCACGCGGCGGCGCCCGAGCGGATCGGGCTGCAGCACCTTGCTCTGCTGCTCGACCGGCAGTTCGCCGTGCAGGGGCAACACGTCGACGCCGCCGCCGCTCCCTTCCCCCACCGGGAGAAGGGAGCGCGCAGCGCCGGATGCGGGTGCGCCCGAAGCGGTGCCTGGCGAAGAGGCGCCAGAAGCCGTGCCGGAAGCGCTACCCGGCGAGAGTCCCGACACGAGCTCAGACCCCTCCAGCGCCGCCTGCACCCGTGCGATCTCGCGCTGCCCGGGAAGGAACACCAGTACATCGCCCGGATGCTGCTGCAGCGCGTGTTCCACCGCGCGGCGCGTCTGCGCCTCCAGCGATTCTTCGCGCCGCGCCGGGAAATGCGCGATCTCCACCGGATGGCTGCGCCCGGCGCTGGTCATCCTGGGCGCGTCCAGGAACTGCGCCAGGCGCTCGCCGTCCAGCGTCGCCGACATCACCACGATGCGCAGGTCCTCGCGCACCTGCGCCTGCACGTCCAGCGCCAGCGCCAGGCCCAGGTCGGCGGCCAGGTGGCGTTCGTGGAATTCGTCGAACAGCAGCGCGCCGACGCCGTCGAGCATCGGGTCGTCCTGGATCATCCGGGTCAGGATGCCTTCGGTGACCACCTCGATGCGGGTACGCGCGGACACCTTGTTCTCGAAGCGGATGCGGTAGCCCACCGTCTCGCCGGGCGCCTCGCCGCGCTGCCGGGCCATGAACGTGGCGGCGCTGCGCGCGGCCACGCGGCGCGGTTCCAGCATCACGATGCGGCGGCCCTGCAGCCACGGCGCGTCCAGCAACGCCGGCGGCACCTGGGTGGTCTTGCCGGCGCCCGGCGGGGCTTCCAGCACCAGCCGCGGATGCGCGGCGAGGCTGTCGCGGATCTGCGGCAGCAGCGGATCGATCGGAAAAACGGGAGAGGCCATCGGCCAAGGATACGGATCGCCCGCGCCGCTGTAGAGCGCGGTCGACGCCGGCGCGTCGCCGCGCCCCGTACAATCCTCCGCTTTCCCGCTCCGGCTTCCTCGGCACCTCGCATGACCCTGATCGACATCGGCGCCAACCTCACCCACGATTCCTTCGATCGCGACCGCGACGCGGTGCTGCAGCGCGCGCGCGATGCCGGCGTGGCGCAGATGGTGGTCACCGGCGCCAGCCGCGCGCATTCGCCGCTGGCGCTGCAATTGGCGCAGCAGCATCCCGGCTTCCTGTACGCCACCGCCGGCGTGCACCCGCACCACGCGCTCGAGTACACCGCCGAATGCGACGCCGAACTGCGCGCGCTGCACGCGCATGCGCAGGTGGTGGCGGTGGGCGAGTGCGGCCTGGACTACTTCCGCGATTTCGCCCCGCGCCCGGCGCAGCACCGCGCGTTCGAACGCCAGCTGCAGCTGGCCGCCGACACCGGCAAGCCGCTGTTCCTGCACCAGCGCGACGCGCACGCGGACTTCCTGGCGCTGATGCGCCAGTTCGACGGCAAGCTCGGCCCGGCGGTGGTGCATTGCTTCACCGGCACCCGCGAGGAGCTGTTCGACTACCTGGACCGCGACTGGCACATCGGCATCACCGGCTGGCTGTGCGACGAACGGCGCGGCGCGCACCTGCGCGAGCTGGTCAGGAACATCCCGGCCGCGCGGCTGATGATCGAGACCGACGCGCCGTACCTGCTGCCGCGCACGCTCAAGCCGCTGCCCAAGGACCGCCGCAACGAGCCGGCGTTCCTGGCGCACATCGTCGAGGAACTGGCGCGCGACCGCGGCGA
The Xanthomonas sp. AM6 DNA segment above includes these coding regions:
- a CDS encoding pseudouridine synthase, giving the protein MLIAFNKPFNVLCQFTDRSEPPRRTLAGFGLPAGVYAAGRLDYDSEGLLLLTDDGALANRVTDPRHKQPKTYWVQVEGVPQPEQLQRLRDGVVLNDGPTAPAQASVLETAPDLWPRDPPVRFRKTVPDAWLQIVLREGRNRQVRRMTAAVGLPTLRLVRVAIGAHRLEGLAPGAWRML
- the hrpB gene encoding ATP-dependent helicase HrpB, with protein sequence MASPVFPIDPLLPQIRDSLAAHPRLVLEAPPGAGKTTQVPPALLDAPWLQGRRIVMLEPRRVAARSAATFMARQRGEAPGETVGYRIRFENKVSARTRIEVVTEGILTRMIQDDPMLDGVGALLFDEFHERHLAADLGLALALDVQAQVREDLRIVVMSATLDGERLAQFLDAPRMTSAGRSHPVEIAHFPARREESLEAQTRRAVEHALQQHPGDVLVFLPGQREIARVQAALEGSELVSGLSPGSASGTASGASSPGTASGAPASGAARSLLPVGEGSGGGVDVLPLHGELPVEQQSKVLQPDPLGRRRVVLATNVAESSVTLPGVRVVIDAGLAREPHYDPNSGFSRLDVTAIAQASADQRAGRAGRVASGWAYRLWPQSQRLEAQRRAEILQVELAGLALELAAWGSAALRFVDPPPAGALAAARELLQRLGALSEDDAITAIGRRMLALGTHPRLAAMLLAAPDARAQALACDLAALVEARDPLRQGGDALAARWRALAAFRRGRAPHDANRGGLAAIDAAARQWRRRLRSDAPPPDSVDAHELGDLLAHAFPDRIAARHPADPLRYLLANGRSARLFEHSDLRGEPWLVATELRYEAKDALLLRAAPVDETRLRADFPQRFVQQDVVRWDADKRALSALRETRFDRIVLDSRPAGRVDPAHAAAALTEAVRELGLAALPWSEALTQWRARAVGLRAWMPELALPDLGDAALLDGLERWLRPAFAGKTRLDALGEDELGEALKSLLPWDRRQALDRHAPNRITVPSGMERRIDYALDHDGQPQPPVLAVKLQELFGLADTPRIADGRVPLVLHLLSPGGRPLQVTQDLRNFWSSTYPEVKKEMKGRYPRHPWPDDPWTATASHRAKPRGT
- a CDS encoding TatD family hydrolase; this translates as MTLIDIGANLTHDSFDRDRDAVLQRARDAGVAQMVVTGASRAHSPLALQLAQQHPGFLYATAGVHPHHALEYTAECDAELRALHAHAQVVAVGECGLDYFRDFAPRPAQHRAFERQLQLAADTGKPLFLHQRDAHADFLALMRQFDGKLGPAVVHCFTGTREELFDYLDRDWHIGITGWLCDERRGAHLRELVRNIPAARLMIETDAPYLLPRTLKPLPKDRRNEPAFLAHIVEELARDRGEDPATTAAASTATARAFFGLPAAA